The following are encoded together in the Streptomyces rapamycinicus NRRL 5491 genome:
- a CDS encoding M81 family metallopeptidase, whose amino-acid sequence MASTAPRPADGPAAGPDPDSTAAPPGRRRLRIGIGGMSIESSTFCPHRTTYDDFRITRGAELLDRYTWTAPDGDLAERAEWVPLLHAVSLPGGPVERGTYDRIKDELIERLRRAGPLDGLVYDIHGAMSVVGLEDAEGDLTEAVREAIGPDALISAAMDLHGNVSRRFAGRLDLITAHRLAPHEDAWETRERAARKLVERLASGRGRPHLAWVQIPVLLPGERTSTRLEPAKSLYGRLAAVEAMDGVVDAAIWVGYAWADEPRCRAAVVVTGDDPVLAVEQARSLAREYWEMRRDFAFVGPTGDADECVTEAVASSARPFLISDSGDNPTAGGAGDLAYMLGRLLANEDLAAGRATALHPGITDPAAVAECFAAGPGATVRLSVGGGISRGTADHAAPCELTGEVVALRRDDPVGGDLAAVRHGGVTAILVSRRKPFHTLADFGELDPRGYDLVVVKIGYLEPELYDLAADWRLALTPGGVDQDLARLGHRRLVRPLYPFDDEGFEVPHLEPMLL is encoded by the coding sequence ATGGCTTCCACCGCACCCCGCCCGGCCGACGGTCCGGCGGCAGGACCGGACCCGGACAGCACGGCGGCGCCCCCGGGCCGTCGTCGCCTGCGCATCGGCATCGGCGGCATGTCCATCGAGTCCAGTACCTTCTGCCCGCACCGCACGACCTACGACGACTTCCGGATCACCCGCGGCGCCGAGTTGCTGGACCGCTACACCTGGACGGCGCCCGACGGCGACCTCGCGGAGCGCGCCGAGTGGGTGCCCCTGCTCCACGCCGTCTCGCTCCCCGGCGGTCCGGTCGAGCGCGGGACCTACGACCGGATCAAGGACGAGCTGATCGAGCGGCTGCGGCGGGCCGGTCCGCTCGACGGGCTGGTCTACGACATCCACGGCGCGATGAGCGTCGTCGGCCTGGAGGACGCCGAGGGCGATCTCACCGAGGCCGTACGGGAGGCGATCGGGCCCGACGCGCTGATCTCCGCCGCCATGGACCTGCACGGCAATGTCTCCCGCCGCTTCGCCGGCCGGCTCGACCTGATCACCGCCCACCGGCTCGCCCCGCACGAGGACGCCTGGGAGACCCGCGAGCGCGCCGCCCGCAAGCTGGTGGAGCGCCTGGCCTCCGGCAGGGGCCGCCCGCATCTGGCCTGGGTGCAGATCCCGGTACTGCTGCCCGGGGAGCGCACCAGCACCCGCCTGGAGCCCGCCAAGTCGCTGTACGGGCGGCTGGCCGCCGTGGAGGCGATGGACGGCGTCGTGGACGCGGCGATCTGGGTGGGCTACGCCTGGGCCGACGAACCGCGCTGCCGGGCGGCCGTCGTGGTGACCGGCGACGACCCCGTACTCGCCGTCGAGCAGGCCCGCTCCCTCGCCCGCGAGTACTGGGAGATGCGCCGCGACTTCGCCTTCGTCGGCCCCACCGGAGACGCCGACGAGTGCGTCACCGAGGCCGTCGCCTCCTCCGCCCGCCCCTTCCTGATCAGCGACTCCGGCGACAATCCCACCGCCGGGGGCGCCGGGGACCTCGCCTATATGCTCGGGCGGCTGCTGGCCAACGAGGACCTGGCCGCCGGCCGCGCCACCGCCCTGCACCCCGGGATCACCGACCCGGCGGCGGTCGCGGAGTGCTTCGCCGCCGGGCCGGGCGCGACGGTCCGGCTGTCCGTCGGCGGCGGGATCAGCCGGGGGACGGCGGACCACGCCGCGCCCTGCGAACTGACCGGCGAGGTGGTCGCCCTGCGCCGGGACGACCCGGTCGGCGGGGATCTCGCGGCGGTGCGCCACGGGGGCGTCACGGCGATCCTGGTCAGCCGCCGCAAGCCGTTCCACACCCTGGCCGACTTCGGCGAGCTGGACCCGCGCGGCTATGACCTCGTCGTCGTCAAGATCGGCTACCTGGAGCCCGAGCTGTACGACCTGGCGGCGGACTGGCGGCTCGCGCTCACCCCCGGCGGGGTCGACCAGGATCTGGCGCGCCTGGGCCATCGGCGCCTCGTGCGGCCGCTGTACCCCTTCGACGACGAGGGGTTCGAGGTGCCGCATCTGGAGCCGATGCTGCTCTAG
- a CDS encoding ROK family transcriptional regulator: MTAAEEQPGSAEHVLELVASGTAASRADLVRELGLAASTVSARVQELVDAGLLTEYGEGASRGGRRPRLLRIPDSGGIALAADLGSHHARVGAVGRTGATFDVTEHSFDLTAGPDRALEPLVGRLAELADRQRAAGRTVRAVGVGFPGPVDTGTGQVIAPARMPGWHLYELRDRLAERLGLPVLVDNDANMMALGEHRAAHPGLRHLVVVKAGRGIGSGVISDGRLYRGARGSAGDISHVRVDAAAERPCSCGNIGCLETVASGAAIAAELRTLGIGVDGSTDVLRLVTDGEPNATTLVRQAGRHIGAVLSVVVNFFNPEAVVLAGALAEAEPLVAAVRGMLYERCLPMATSELTITAATSGADAGLLGAGHAALRELAPGSRPVPTAPAAPR; this comes from the coding sequence ATGACCGCCGCCGAGGAGCAGCCCGGCTCCGCCGAGCACGTCCTCGAACTCGTCGCGAGCGGCACCGCGGCCTCCCGCGCCGATCTCGTACGGGAGTTGGGGCTCGCCGCCTCCACCGTCTCCGCACGGGTGCAGGAGCTGGTGGACGCCGGGCTGCTCACCGAATACGGCGAGGGCGCCTCGCGTGGCGGCCGTCGACCCCGCCTGCTGCGGATACCGGACAGCGGGGGCATCGCGCTCGCCGCCGACCTGGGCAGCCATCACGCCCGCGTCGGCGCGGTCGGCCGCACGGGCGCCACCTTCGACGTGACCGAGCACTCCTTCGACCTGACGGCCGGTCCCGACCGGGCCCTGGAGCCGCTGGTGGGGCGGCTCGCCGAGCTCGCGGACCGCCAGCGCGCGGCGGGCCGCACGGTGCGGGCCGTCGGTGTCGGCTTCCCCGGCCCCGTGGACACGGGCACGGGCCAGGTCATCGCCCCGGCCCGGATGCCCGGCTGGCATCTGTACGAGCTGCGCGACCGGCTCGCCGAGCGGCTCGGCCTGCCCGTCCTCGTCGACAACGACGCCAACATGATGGCCCTCGGCGAGCACCGGGCCGCCCACCCCGGGCTGCGCCACCTCGTCGTCGTCAAGGCGGGCCGCGGCATCGGCTCCGGCGTGATCAGCGACGGCCGCCTCTACCGGGGGGCGCGCGGCTCGGCGGGCGACATCAGCCATGTGCGCGTCGACGCGGCCGCCGAGCGCCCCTGCTCCTGCGGCAACATCGGCTGCCTGGAGACCGTCGCCAGCGGCGCCGCGATCGCCGCCGAACTGCGCACGCTCGGCATCGGCGTCGACGGGTCGACGGATGTGCTGCGCCTGGTGACGGACGGCGAGCCGAACGCGACCACCCTGGTACGGCAGGCCGGCCGGCACATCGGGGCCGTCCTGTCCGTCGTCGTCAACTTCTTCAACCCGGAGGCGGTGGTCCTCGCGGGGGCCCTCGCCGAGGCCGAGCCGCTGGTCGCCGCGGTCCGCGGGATGCTGTACGAGCGGTGTCTGCCGATGGCGACGAGCGAACTGACGATCACGGCGGCCACGAGCGGCGCCGACGCGGGGCTGCTCGGGGCGGGCCACGCGGCGCTGCGCGAACTCGCCCCCGGCAGCCGGCCGGTGCCCACGGCCCCGGCCGCCCCCCGATGA
- a CDS encoding peptide ABC transporter substrate-binding protein, whose protein sequence is MGLRSTRIRGPLAGLVAALILGGTGLATGCGPRADRITDVGATGGTMVEGGTATMALPPAATPNWIFPIGAPGYLATYNSSLQHLLYLPLYQPEKKGDALSPDSPRNLAEQPRYSDGNKTVTVTLKKGYRWSDGKPVTTRDVEFWFDLIKYNKAEWGGYSPKLLPDNIKRFQAIDERTFRLRLDRAYNPAWFTANQLLYFTPLPRHAWDPDNEDPKKVFARLTRHAKRLSAFATDPLWKTVNGPWKVRRWTTSGQVALEPNNRYSGPDKPHLDRVVFKPFTTADSEFNVLRSGGVDYGYIPPSVMAQSGKFQEMGYRVDPWEGWAITYLVLNFNHPTAGPLLRQTYLRQALQLLIDQRAISKVIWHGSADPTRGPVPASLLAKDPYPYDPAAAKRLLAAHGWKAGDGGTLRCVRPGTGGDACGKGIEEGQPLKLSLLSQSGSTESSNQMQEIKSSYDKAGITLDVRQQPLNTVLGTTVPCERTEPLCKAWQLGFFGTAGSWYFPPDPSGEQLFATGAPSNMGNWSDPRTDELIKDTEYSGDPAAMRRYGEYVARKVPVLWTPNPAYQVSAIRNDLRGVDQNPTLSLAPQDWYFVKKGAGRK, encoded by the coding sequence ATGGGTCTGCGCAGTACACGAATACGCGGGCCCCTCGCGGGACTTGTCGCGGCCCTCATCCTGGGCGGCACGGGCCTGGCCACTGGCTGCGGACCCCGGGCCGACCGGATCACCGATGTCGGCGCGACCGGCGGCACCATGGTCGAGGGCGGTACGGCGACCATGGCGCTGCCGCCGGCGGCCACCCCCAACTGGATTTTCCCGATCGGCGCGCCCGGCTATCTGGCCACCTACAACAGTTCCCTCCAGCACCTGCTCTATCTGCCGCTCTACCAGCCCGAGAAGAAGGGCGACGCGCTCAGCCCGGACAGCCCGCGCAACCTGGCCGAGCAGCCCCGCTACAGCGACGGCAACAAGACCGTGACCGTCACGTTGAAGAAGGGCTACCGCTGGTCCGACGGAAAGCCCGTCACCACCCGGGACGTGGAATTCTGGTTCGACCTGATCAAGTACAACAAGGCGGAGTGGGGCGGCTATTCGCCGAAGCTGCTGCCGGACAACATCAAGCGGTTCCAGGCGATCGACGAACGCACCTTCCGGCTCCGGCTCGACCGCGCGTACAACCCCGCCTGGTTCACCGCCAACCAGCTCCTCTACTTCACCCCGCTGCCCCGGCACGCGTGGGACCCGGACAACGAGGATCCCAAGAAGGTCTTCGCGCGGCTGACCCGGCACGCCAAGCGGCTCTCGGCGTTCGCCACCGACCCCCTGTGGAAGACCGTCAACGGGCCGTGGAAGGTCCGCCGGTGGACCACCTCGGGACAGGTCGCGCTCGAACCCAACAACCGCTACTCCGGCCCCGACAAGCCCCACCTCGATCGCGTCGTCTTCAAGCCCTTCACCACCGCCGACTCCGAATTCAACGTGCTGCGCTCCGGCGGCGTCGACTACGGCTACATCCCGCCGTCGGTGATGGCCCAGTCCGGGAAGTTCCAGGAGATGGGCTATCGCGTCGACCCGTGGGAGGGCTGGGCGATCACCTATCTCGTGCTCAACTTCAACCACCCCACCGCGGGCCCGCTGCTGCGCCAGACCTATCTCCGCCAGGCTCTCCAGCTCCTCATCGACCAGCGCGCCATCTCCAAGGTGATCTGGCACGGCAGCGCCGACCCCACCCGCGGCCCGGTCCCCGCGAGCCTGCTCGCGAAGGACCCCTATCCGTACGACCCGGCCGCGGCGAAGCGGCTGCTGGCCGCCCACGGCTGGAAGGCGGGGGACGGCGGGACGCTGCGCTGCGTGCGGCCCGGGACCGGCGGCGATGCGTGCGGCAAGGGCATCGAGGAGGGGCAGCCGCTGAAGCTCTCGTTGCTGTCGCAGTCCGGCTCGACCGAGAGCTCCAACCAGATGCAGGAGATCAAGTCCTCGTACGACAAGGCCGGGATCACCCTCGACGTCCGGCAGCAGCCGCTGAACACGGTGCTCGGCACCACCGTCCCGTGCGAACGGACCGAACCGCTGTGCAAGGCGTGGCAGTTGGGGTTCTTCGGTACGGCGGGAAGCTGGTACTTCCCGCCCGACCCCAGCGGAGAACAGCTCTTCGCCACCGGCGCCCCCTCCAACATGGGCAACTGGTCCGATCCGCGCACCGATGAGCTGATCAAGGACACCGAGTACTCCGGCGACCCGGCCGCGATGCGCCGCTACGGCGAGTACGTCGCCCGCAAGGTCCCCGTCCTGTGGACCCCCAACCCCGCCTACCAGGTCTCCGCCATCCGCAACGACCTGCGCGGCGTCGACCAGAACCCGACCCTGAGCCTCGCCCCCCAGGACTGGTACTTCGTCAAGAAGGGGGCGGGCCGGAAGTGA